A region from the Trueperaceae bacterium genome encodes:
- the dps gene encoding DNA starvation/stationary phase protection protein Dps — protein sequence MATTTKTFTTRNDLDPTVRADVVAILNRQLAANADLYAQTKQAHWNVKGGSFMQLHELFDQIAEVIEPQTDAIAERVAALGGYAEGTTRMIADASPLPEWPRDAVQGDDVLKALVERWAAYGAGLRTAIAQISEHDDVASEDLLTGLLGEVDKALYFLEAHLQG from the coding sequence ACCGTCCGCGCCGACGTCGTCGCGATCCTCAACCGCCAACTCGCGGCGAACGCCGACCTCTACGCCCAAACGAAGCAGGCACACTGGAACGTCAAGGGCGGATCCTTCATGCAGCTGCACGAACTCTTCGACCAGATCGCCGAGGTCATCGAGCCGCAGACCGACGCGATCGCCGAACGCGTCGCCGCGCTCGGCGGCTACGCCGAGGGCACCACCCGCATGATCGCCGACGCCAGCCCGCTGCCCGAATGGCCGCGCGACGCCGTCCAGGGCGACGACGTCCTGAAGGCGCTCGTCGAGCGGTGGGCCGCCTACGGCGCCGGCCTGCGGACCGCCATCGCGCAGATCTCCGAGCACGACGACGTCGCCAGCGAAGACCTGCTCACCGGGCTGCTCGGCGAGGTCGACAAGGCGCTGTACTTCCTCGAAGCGCACCTGCAGGGCTGA
- a CDS encoding bifunctional nuclease family protein yields MTLDDVAVSGEGKQFLLLLRAEDDRVLPIVVDPLQAMAIASARGGEVPERPMTHDLIASLLQVLDAQVVGVQITDLREGTFYAVLELERGGVRFDLDARPSDALAIAVRTDAPIRVEERVLEASGLEDDTHDAGEGVEA; encoded by the coding sequence ATGACGCTCGACGACGTCGCGGTATCGGGGGAGGGCAAGCAGTTCCTCCTCCTGCTCCGCGCGGAGGACGACCGGGTGCTGCCGATCGTGGTGGATCCCCTGCAGGCGATGGCGATCGCTTCGGCGCGGGGGGGCGAGGTGCCGGAGCGCCCGATGACGCACGACCTGATCGCCAGCCTGCTGCAGGTGCTCGACGCGCAGGTGGTGGGGGTGCAGATCACCGACCTGCGCGAGGGGACCTTCTACGCGGTGCTGGAGCTGGAGCGGGGTGGGGTCCGCTTCGATCTCGATGCGCGGCCCAGCGACGCGTTGGCGATCGCGGTGCGGACCGACGCGCCCATCCGCGTCGAGGAGCGGGTGCTGGAGGCGTCGGGGTTGGAGGACGACACGCACGACGCGGGCGAGGGGGTCGAGGCCTGA